In the genome of Mucilaginibacter defluvii, one region contains:
- a CDS encoding DMT family transporter — MIKNTPETASKTALNRNLLILHFTVFIWGFTGILGALISVPAIQLVWYRVVIAVVSLFLYFKFSRTDFKVSKRSFLALIFTGALVGGHWILFFAAIKLSTVSVTLVCLSSITLFTAVIEPLVSKKAISKLEILAGLLITTGIILIFKFEFKYTKGIITALISALLASLFSIINSKQAQKLHAPVIAFYELGGAVLWISMYLFFTGGFNKYMQLSVPDAGYLLLLGTVCTALAYVAGVSVMRELSAFKVALITNLEPVYGIIMAALFFGDMKKMTPGFWAGAIIILSTIFLFPVAQKQIAKRRIKR, encoded by the coding sequence ATGATAAAAAACACCCCGGAAACGGCCTCAAAAACCGCCCTGAACCGCAACCTTTTGATACTGCATTTCACGGTTTTTATATGGGGATTTACGGGCATTTTGGGCGCGCTGATTTCGGTACCGGCCATACAATTGGTATGGTACCGGGTGGTGATAGCGGTGGTATCATTATTCCTATATTTTAAATTCAGCCGCACCGATTTTAAGGTGAGTAAACGCTCATTTTTGGCACTCATCTTCACCGGCGCCCTGGTTGGCGGGCACTGGATTCTATTCTTCGCCGCCATCAAATTATCTACCGTTTCGGTAACACTGGTATGCCTTTCATCAATCACTTTGTTCACTGCCGTTATTGAACCTTTGGTAAGTAAAAAGGCCATCTCAAAGCTTGAAATACTGGCCGGGCTACTCATCACAACCGGGATAATTTTGATTTTTAAATTTGAATTTAAATACACTAAGGGTATTATCACAGCACTTATAAGCGCCCTACTTGCCAGTCTTTTTTCCATCATAAACTCGAAGCAGGCGCAGAAATTACATGCCCCGGTGATTGCTTTTTACGAGCTGGGCGGCGCCGTTTTATGGATCAGCATGTATCTTTTTTTCACCGGTGGCTTCAACAAATACATGCAGTTGAGCGTGCCGGATGCGGGCTATCTTTTGCTCCTGGGCACCGTTTGCACAGCCCTGGCATACGTTGCCGGCGTGTCTGTAATGCGCGAACTATCGGCATTCAAAGTCGCGCTTATAACCAACCTTGAGCCGGTCTACGGTATCATCATGGCGGCACTTTTTTTTGGCGACATGAAGAAGATGACACCCGGATTCTGGGCAGGAGCGATCATCATTCTGTCCACTATTTTTTTGTTTCCTGTAGCCCAGAAACAGATCGCTAAACGCCGTATCAAACGTTAA
- a CDS encoding NAD(P)-dependent oxidoreductase, translating into MDKKIAFIGLGNLGIPMAKNLIAAGYHLQVYNRTASKAGELEQASITTCSTPAQAAEGVDFVITILADDAVVTEIVTGTDGILKTMQKGALHISMSTISPQTSEQLLALHREAGTGYLAAPVFGRPEAAAAKKLWICVSGETDVKKSAEDMLNAMGQGIIDFGESTGGANVVKLTGNFMIMAALETMAEAYTIAEKNGLNRQQVADFFSSTLFACPIFQNYGKFIAAKNYDPVAFKAKLGYKDARLALALTQKSEVPAPLVSLVNTRLLTQVAKGKGDSSDWIAAFGEGVSEDAGV; encoded by the coding sequence ATGGACAAAAAGATCGCATTTATAGGCCTCGGAAATTTAGGTATACCGATGGCAAAAAACCTGATAGCCGCCGGTTATCATTTACAAGTTTACAACCGCACGGCTTCTAAAGCCGGCGAGCTGGAGCAGGCATCAATAACCACTTGCAGCACCCCTGCGCAGGCTGCCGAAGGGGTTGATTTTGTCATTACCATTTTGGCCGACGACGCGGTGGTAACGGAGATAGTGACCGGCACCGACGGCATTTTAAAGACGATGCAAAAAGGCGCGCTGCACATTTCCATGAGCACCATTTCGCCGCAAACATCAGAGCAGCTTTTGGCCCTGCATAGAGAGGCCGGAACAGGCTATCTGGCCGCCCCTGTTTTTGGTAGGCCTGAGGCCGCTGCCGCGAAGAAATTATGGATATGTGTTTCGGGCGAAACGGATGTTAAAAAATCAGCCGAGGATATGCTGAATGCCATGGGTCAGGGCATCATTGATTTTGGCGAATCCACGGGCGGCGCCAACGTGGTAAAACTTACCGGCAACTTCATGATCATGGCCGCGCTGGAGACGATGGCGGAGGCCTACACCATTGCTGAAAAAAACGGATTGAACCGCCAGCAGGTAGCCGACTTTTTTAGCTCCACACTTTTTGCCTGCCCCATATTTCAGAACTACGGAAAATTCATCGCCGCCAAAAATTATGACCCCGTTGCATTCAAGGCCAAACTGGGCTATAAGGACGCGCGGCTGGCGCTGGCATTAACGCAAAAAAGCGAGGTACCGGCACCGCTGGTATCACTGGTAAATACCCGCCTGCTTACCCAGGTAGCCAAAGGCAAAGGCGACAGCAGCGACTGGATTGCGGCGTTTGGCGAAGGAGTGTCTGAAGATGCGGGAGTGTGA